From one Candidatus Nanopelagicales bacterium genomic stretch:
- a CDS encoding metalloregulator ArsR/SmtB family transcription factor — protein MDRETALEIHDLHARLCKAIADPKRLLIINELRNGPMTVGELADALGMGQPNTSQHLAVLRERSVVQAERSGPHTFYSLNGDKVVQAIDLLRQFMAEELGSASKLGRVAARTPPAMSQL, from the coding sequence ATGGACCGCGAGACCGCGTTGGAGATCCACGACCTGCACGCGCGACTGTGCAAGGCCATCGCCGACCCCAAGCGCCTGCTCATCATCAACGAGCTGCGCAACGGGCCGATGACGGTGGGCGAGCTGGCCGACGCGCTCGGCATGGGCCAGCCCAACACCAGCCAGCACCTCGCCGTCCTCCGCGAGCGCAGCGTGGTCCAGGCCGAGCGCAGCGGGCCGCACACCTTCTACTCGCTGAACGGCGACAAGGTCGTGCAGGCGATCGACCTGCTGCGGCAGTTCATGGCCGAGGAGCTCGGCAGCGCGAGCAAGCTGGGCCGGGTGGCCGCGCGGACGCCGCCGGCGATGTCGCAGCTCTGA